One part of the Haliotis asinina isolate JCU_RB_2024 chromosome 2, JCU_Hal_asi_v2, whole genome shotgun sequence genome encodes these proteins:
- the LOC137273649 gene encoding uncharacterized protein — MESNQNDAVTCGMKTKPQSYVIFDTETTGLPGPYGNPKITELCLLGIHRDDMFEDGVAVPRIVNKLRLCLNPRKQVSPGSSMLTGLFNDALDRQHPFNSEIVAVIRGFLETQAHPTCLIAHNGDKFDFPLLAAQLRKVNESLPHDMLCADSLLAFREIDPPTERPMSPAEVRGQTWEVSEVTPGKRQNSDEQLHIPKKPKKDFDQTQSLFENIRRGKAARQLYKDEAYSSVTEHKVSPDKAVSLSGEDYVEASSSSVRNNSKSSVPTVPVFRNVCNVMPMVQEDVSNCPSLSQDTSVTVHNVRSDKMASETENHTNSINSTILSQDTSNPQTRNMCIRTGSEAGHQQTPSQPDAATTELHISVSTTIKDTETQLDSQGSILDDDLVLAITQIEADNSLDHSSMKRSDSDRSTLCLSHATPLKSSGARNPSIGSLGSSDTQNVIKSISSSESNPGSSDFEPMNSSNALNSNIGLMGSSDATNSNGGPIYSSDAVNSNSGPMSSSDTQKQSMGPSISDTLSMDTEFIGSDPENTFVLLSSQESVKLHQSKDSNEEEPQSVLASVHQPRLNSEATVIYYEPSDKKASSELSSQGSFPDTEFLEAVQHMEKQDEKARTICQERDKDFALVNDSSQEVKVSGSDVKNSNFVRDRNHNCSVVECNQNGAASSNSSSSNYVMPNSVQRKTYRLQDVYTRCFGHPPKVAHTAEDDCIALLKIVKKSTPQFLEWVDEHCVPFDTIPPMY; from the exons ATGGAATCTAACCAGAATGATGCCGTAACATGtggaatgaaaacaaaacccCAAAGTTATGTAATATTTGATACGGAGACAACAGGTCTTCCTGGGCCGTACGGAAACCCGAAGATTACCGAGCTCTGCCTGCTGGGTATACACAGAGATGACATGTTTGAAGATGGAGTGGCTGTCCCTCGTATTGTCAACAAGCTGCGGCTTTGCCTCAACCCAAGAAAACAAGTTTCTCCTGGCTCAAGCATGTTAACAG GTTTGTTCAACGATGCACTTGACAGACAACATCCATTCAATAGTGAAATTGTAGCGGTGATCAGAGGATTTCTGGAAACACAGGCACACCCTACATGTTTGATTGCCCACAATGGTGACAAGTTTGACTTCCCTTTACTGGCTGCACAGCTGAGGAAGGTGAATGAATCCTTGCCCCATGACATGTTATGCGCTGATTCATTATTAGCCTTCAGGGAAATAGATCCTCCAACTGAAAGGCCAATGTCACCAGCTGAGGTCAGAGGTCAAACCTGGGAAGTCTCTGAGGTTACACCAGGTAAAAGACAAAACTCGGATGAACAGTTACATATTCCAAAGAAGCCCAAAAAAGATTTTGACCAGACCCAGTctctttttgaaaatatcaggCGGGGAAAAGCTGCCCGACAGCTGTATAAAGATGAAGCATATTCAAGTGTAACAGAACACAAGGTGAGTCCAGACAAAGCAGTCAGCCTTTCAGGAGAAGATTATGTTGAAGCATCATCATCTTCAGTTAGAAACAATTCTAAATCTTCAGTTCCCACTGTTCCTGTTTTCAGGAATGTTTGCAATGTGATGCCCATGGTGCAGGAAGATGTAAGTAATTGTCCCAGTCTGTCTCAAGACACTTCTGTCACTGTTCACAATGTCAGGTCAGACAAAATGGCTTCGGAGACAGAAAACCACACAAACAGTATCAATTCCACCATCTTGTCTCAAGACACATCCAACCCACAGACTCGCAACATGTGTATAAGAACAGGTTCAGAAGCAGGCCATCAACAAACCCCCTCGCAGCCAGATGCAGCAACTACGGAACTTCACATCAGTGTATCTACGACAATTAAAGACACTGAAACGCAGCTGGACTCCCAAGGAAGTATTCTAGATGATGATTTAGTGTTAGCCATAACACAGATAGAAGCTGACAATAGCCTGGACCATAGTTCCATGAAAAGAAGTGACTCTGATAGATCTACTCTATGTTTAAGTCATGCAACACCCCTGAAAAGTTCTGGTGCTCGGAATCCCAGTATAGGATCCTTGGGCAGTTCTGATACACAGAATGTTATAAAATCAATTAGCAGTTCTGAATCTAATCCAGGGAGTTCAGATTTTGAACCAATGAACAGTTCTAATGCATTGAATTCAAATATTGGACTAATGGGCAGTTCTGATGCTACAAATTCAAATGGTGGCCCAATTTACAGTTCTGATGCAGTGAATTCAAATAGTGGACCAATGAGCAGTTCTGATACACAGAAACAATCAATGGGCCCCAGTATTTCAGATACTCTTAGCATGGATACAGAGTTCATTGGGTCAGATCCAGAGAACACCTTTGTTCTGTTAAGTAGCCAAGAATCTGTCAAATTACATCAGTCAAAAGATTCTAATGAAGAAGAACCTCAGTCAGTTCTTGCAAGTGTTCATCAACCAAGACTTAACTCTGAGGCCACAGTCATATATTACGAGCCTTCTGACAAAAAAGCTTCAAGTGAACTCAGCTCACAAGGAAGCTTCCCTGACACTGAATTTCTTGAAGCTGTTCAGCATATGGAGAAACAAGATGAAAAGGCAAGGACTATTTGCCAGGAGAGAGATAAGGACTTTGCACTTGTCAATGACAGCAGCcaagaggtcaaggtcagtggCAGTGATGTCAAGAACAGTAACTTTGTCAGAGATAGAAACCATAATTGTTCAGTGGTTGAATGTAATCAGAATGGAGCAGCCAGTTCTAATAGCTCATCAAGCAACTATGTGATGCCAAATAGTGTCCAGCGAAAGACCTACCGATTACAAGATGTATACACCAGATGTTTCGGCCACCCTCCAAAAGTGGCACATACTGCTGAAGACGACTGTATTGCCTTGCTGAAAATAGTGAAAAAATCCACGCCACAGTTCCTTGAATGGGTTGACGAACACTGTGTCCCGTTTGATACAATACCTCCAATGTATTAG